GCCGGCCGCGCCCACGGGGTCGTTCGCGCACAGGATGTACGCGCCGCCCAGCGCCTTGAGCTCCGGGTCCGCCAGGATGGCCTGCACGCCGTACTCACCCATGATGCCGTCGCCCGTCTCCGCGACGATGACGTCCACGTCCTGGGCCGCCATCTCCGAAAAGACGATCCGCGCCACCTTGGACGCGGTGCGCGCGCCGGTGCACACGACGCCCGCGTCGGTGAAGTCCATCACCACGTCCGCGCCGCTGTCCTGCATGGACAGGGTGTCACGCATCAGCGACACGCCCGTGAGCTTCGCGCCGCCCACGCGGTAGCCCGCCTGGGAGAGCTTCCGCACCACCACGCTGGCCGCGTACGTCTTGCCCGCGTTCATGCAGGTGCCCACCACGTACACCACCGGGCACGTCACCGCCCGCGACGTGCCCTTGAGCGCGCCGGTGGAGATGTGCGCGTGCTGGCCCGCGCGCGACTGGAACTCCGGGAAGGTGAGGACCTGGCCCAGCACCTCCGCCTCGAACGGCGCGCCCACGCCCGGGTTGTGCGACGTGCACTTCCCGATGACGCCGCCCATGTTGAGGATGT
This DNA window, taken from Corallococcus coralloides DSM 2259, encodes the following:
- a CDS encoding DUF1611 domain-containing protein, which encodes MKIHVDKVGSVTRNLQVGRTVHLTDEVKCEEGAVIAVRIHGEKSVYNQLEDVNGRLVTLHAGDIVVGALGHRNALHGYEGIVPASVTVGDRLHILNMGGVIGKCTSHNPGVGAPFEAEVLGQVLTFPEFQSRAGQHAHISTGALKGTSRAVTCPVVYVVGTCMNAGKTYAASVVVRKLSQAGYRVGGAKLTGVSLMRDTLSMQDSGADVVMDFTDAGVVCTGARTASKVARIVFSEMAAQDVDVIVAETGDGIMGEYGVQAILADPELKALGGAYILCANDPVGAAGGVRHLREVYGIEMDMVAGPATDNAVGVRFVEQVVGLPARNARADPNALGNLIVEKLAPKLGAGRKS